The genomic segment CTCCAGGGGACATTTATTTTCACAAATCCCGCAACCGATACATAAAGATTCCAGAATATAGGGCTGTTTGATCGTCACCATTTTTCCTTCCGGATTCATGACCAGGGCCTCCCGGAATTTAATAGCCTTTTCCGGGGTAGGACAGTGTTCTTCACAGACAATGCAGGGAGTTCCCTGGGCATAGGGGAGACATCGGTTTCTGTCAAAATAGGCCCGGCCGATAACGGTTTTTTGTTTTTCCTTTAAAGGGAGTTTTGCAATCGCCCCGGTTGGGCAGACCTGACCGCAAAGGGTACAATTAAATTCGCAATAGCCTATACGGGGAACGAGCCGGGGAGAAAACAGTCCTTCCATCCCGGCTTCCAGCCAGCAAGGCTGAAGGGCATTGTTGATGCAGACCTTCATACACTCGCCGCAGCGGACACAGCGATCCAGGAAGAAGTTCTCCTTAATGGCACCCGGGGGGCGGATCAAGGTCGGGTCTGGGTTTTTGGTTTCAGCCCGGACTTTTAAAAAGGTTGGGAGGATAAGGGCTGAGGAGAGCGTTCCGATAAACACCCTTCTGGAAATCCCCAAAGGAACTGGTCTTTGTTCCGGTTTTTTGAAGGCAAAGGAAATCGCCTTATCCGGGCAGAGATGCAGACAATCGAGGCAAAGGTTGCAGTCGGCCGAAGCAATACCACCAGTCTGATCGATAGCCTCCATGCGGCATATCTGGGTGCAGACCCGACAACCCCGACAAGAGGTTTGAATGTGACCCCGAAGCCAGGAAAATCGGGATAGCAGGGCCAGAAGTCCCCCTAAGGGACAAAGGTTTTTACACCAGAATCGTCTCTCTATGCGCTCCAGGGCAAAGATTGCTATTAGGATGAGAAGGGATAAGAGACTCAGATAAAAAAATTTTTGATTATAAGCTAACAGGGTATCCTTGAAAAAGGAGTATATCGATTCACTGATTTGGGATAGGAAGGACGGGCCATGACGATATAAAAAATCAAAAAAGGACCCAACCGTATAATTAAAAAAAGGGTCTACGGACAGGGTCATTCCCCGGACCAGGAGAGAAAAAGGATCAAAATAGCCGACCACCGGGAAACCCAAAAAGGCA from the Deltaproteobacteria bacterium genome contains:
- a CDS encoding 4Fe-4S binding protein, coding for MKKRSNKTFPLLYWRRIAQTLFLLLFLVLFRLTDYKGEDQIPYAVNIFFRLDPLVAAAAMLAARALISLLLLSLIVIGLTLILGRFFCGWFCPLGTLLDLFQTVSPLKKEKSNVRRRNWKYLLLGFILLSAFLGFPVVGYFDPFSLLVRGMTLSVDPFFNYTVGSFFDFLYRHGPSFLSQISESIYSFFKDTLLAYNQKFFYLSLLSLLILIAIFALERIERRFWCKNLCPLGGLLALLSRFSWLRGHIQTSCRGCRVCTQICRMEAIDQTGGIASADCNLCLDCLHLCPDKAISFAFKKPEQRPVPLGISRRVFIGTLSSALILPTFLKVRAETKNPDPTLIRPPGAIKENFFLDRCVRCGECMKVCINNALQPCWLEAGMEGLFSPRLVPRIGYCEFNCTLCGQVCPTGAIAKLPLKEKQKTVIGRAYFDRNRCLPYAQGTPCIVCEEHCPTPEKAIKFREALVMNPEGKMVTIKQPYILESLCIGCGICENKCPLEGKAGVLVINNPEGMVLSKIAMF